From the genome of Streptomyces sp. NBC_01317, one region includes:
- a CDS encoding 2OG-Fe dioxygenase family protein: protein MAIGPQAFSIIDLPPATPEILDSYDNLPVDPFMGNGTRYKRFSQYKLSPEPGSDQGWIYEKLPQRDYIISERYNNVAGGIRRPYEPIEVDFTPLITIGADGLDLDRSHDWQINVHQNRSRAESERDAPITPEGVHSDGHEYIMIAVLRRNNVAGAETRLWLPDADAPTWTGTLAAGQAVLLDDKAIKHEATDITSDGDSGHRDIVIVAYSTWDKGWYGEQYEAAALANRPLN from the coding sequence ATGGCAATCGGCCCTCAGGCGTTTTCGATCATCGACTTACCTCCGGCGACACCGGAGATTTTGGACAGCTACGACAACCTCCCGGTCGACCCGTTCATGGGCAACGGCACCCGCTACAAGCGGTTCTCGCAGTACAAGCTGTCGCCGGAGCCCGGAAGCGACCAGGGCTGGATCTACGAGAAGCTGCCGCAGCGCGACTACATCATCTCCGAGCGGTACAACAACGTGGCCGGTGGCATCCGCCGCCCCTACGAGCCGATCGAGGTCGACTTCACCCCGCTGATCACCATCGGCGCTGACGGGCTCGACCTGGACCGCAGTCATGACTGGCAGATCAACGTCCACCAGAACCGCAGCAGGGCCGAGAGCGAGCGCGACGCGCCGATCACCCCGGAGGGTGTGCACAGCGACGGACACGAGTACATCATGATCGCCGTGCTGCGCCGGAACAACGTCGCCGGAGCCGAGACCCGCCTGTGGCTGCCGGACGCCGACGCGCCGACCTGGACGGGCACGCTGGCAGCGGGGCAGGCCGTCCTGCTGGACGACAAGGCGATCAAGCACGAAGCCACCGACATCACCTCCGACGGCGACTCCGGCCACCGGGACATCGTGATCGTCGCCTACTCCACCTGGGACAAAGGGTGGTACGGCGAGCAGTACGAAGCGGCGGCCCTCGCCAACCGCCCGCTGAACTGA
- the dapF gene encoding diaminopimelate epimerase: MGDFVKYQALGNDYLIVDPQGGGTALGKEPVPEAIRLLCDRHRGVGADGLLFGPLDAPRPGTAARLRIFNADGSECGMSGNGLRMFALYLGEHYVREWRTGTPFTLRTPGGDAEVRITDVADGRVRVGMGRARFTTGGGTDDGGAATTVVPLAGAGPGDEITVTDLHLGVPHTVVLREAIDAEQVQRLGPALAWHPRHPEGTNVEFVRVRDDRTLDVALWERAAGPVPASGGGACAAAAVARARGLVGPDVTVRMPGGEVDVSVARDGRISSAGTAQEVMTGVLSRSLLKELAQRDTTLDE; the protein is encoded by the coding sequence ATGGGCGACTTCGTGAAGTACCAGGCGCTCGGAAACGACTACCTGATCGTCGACCCCCAAGGCGGAGGTACGGCCCTGGGCAAGGAGCCCGTCCCCGAGGCAATCCGCCTGCTCTGCGACCGGCACCGCGGAGTCGGCGCCGACGGACTGCTCTTCGGACCGCTGGACGCGCCCCGGCCCGGCACCGCCGCACGGCTGCGCATCTTCAACGCGGACGGCAGCGAGTGCGGGATGAGCGGCAACGGACTGCGCATGTTCGCGCTGTACCTCGGCGAGCACTACGTGCGGGAGTGGCGTACGGGGACGCCGTTCACCCTACGCACGCCCGGCGGCGACGCGGAGGTCCGGATCACGGATGTCGCCGACGGACGGGTGCGCGTGGGCATGGGCCGGGCGCGCTTCACCACCGGCGGAGGTACGGACGACGGTGGCGCGGCAACCACCGTCGTCCCGCTGGCGGGCGCCGGACCGGGCGACGAGATCACCGTCACCGACCTGCACCTCGGCGTTCCCCACACCGTCGTCCTCAGGGAAGCGATCGACGCTGAGCAGGTGCAGCGCCTGGGCCCCGCCCTGGCCTGGCACCCCCGCCACCCTGAGGGCACCAACGTGGAGTTCGTGCGTGTCCGCGACGACCGCACGCTGGACGTCGCGCTCTGGGAGCGCGCCGCCGGCCCCGTACCCGCCTCGGGCGGCGGCGCGTGCGCCGCGGCGGCCGTGGCACGCGCTCGCGGCCTCGTCGGCCCCGATGTGACGGTTCGCATGCCCGGTGGCGAGGTCGACGTGAGCGTTGCGCGGGACGGTCGGATCAGCTCGGCCGGCACCGCGCAGGAGGTGATGACCGGAGTGCTCTCGCGGTCGCTGCTCAAGGAACTGGCCCAGCGGGACACGACGCTTGACGAGTAG